Within Saccharomonospora cyanea NA-134, the genomic segment AGCCGGCAGTCGTACGCCGCGTCGTACAGGGCGGTGCGGATGTTGTCGCTCATACCGCCGTCCACGCTCACGTAACGCCGCGCCGCGTCCTCACCGAGAGTGACGTCCTTGATGGTGCCCACCTCGTACAGGGTCACGGTGCCCGGCCCGGCGATGGCGCGTCCCGGCTCACCGGCGATCCGTGGCACGGGCAGGTCGGCGAACTCGCACTCCTTGCGCACGATGTCCCGGATCTGCGTGATCATCTGGGCGGGCGGCGGGGGGTTGTCGCGATCGGTGTAGGAGATGCCGAAGCCGCCGCCGAGGTCCACGACCGACAGTTGGTCGAGCAGCTCCGGACCGTGCTCCTTGCGCAGCTCGGCGAGCAGGCCGACGACACGACGCGCGGCGACCTCGAAGCCGTCGGTGTCGAAGATCTGCGAGCCGATGTGGCTGTGCAGGCCGACGAGCTTCAACGACGTGCTGTTCAGCACCCGGCGCACCGCCTCCGCGGCGTCACCGGAGGCCAGCGAGAACCCGAACTTCTGGTCCTCGTGGGCCGTGGCGATGAACTCGTGCGTGTGCGCCTCGACACCCACGGTGACCCTGACCATGACCGCCTGCACCACACCGTGTCGCTCCGCGATCTCGGCGAGCCGCGCGATCTCGTGGTAGGAGTCGAGCACCACGGTGCCCACGCCGGCCTCGACGGCCTGCTCCAGCTCGGCGAGCGACTTGTTGTTGCCGTGGAACGCGATGCGTTCGGGCGGAAACTCCGCCCGCAGCGCGATGGCCAGCTCACCGCCGCTGCACACGTCGAGGCTGAGGCCCTTCTCGGCCACCCAGCGGGCGACCTCCGTGCACAGGAACGCCTTGGCGGCGTAGTGCACCAGGGCCGGGTCCTCGAACGCCTCGGCGTACTCGGCGCAGCGCGCCTTGAAGTCCACCTCGTCGATCACGAACAGCGGCGTGCCGTACGTCCGGGCGAGTTCCCGCACGTCCACCCCCGCGATGCGGACGACACCGTCGGGGGCGCGGTAGGTGTTGCGTGGCCAGACCTTCGGGTAGAGCCGGTCGATTTCCTCCGAAGTGGACGGCGGGAAACCCGCCTGGTCCGCGTGTGGGTAGACCTCCGCGTGCCGGGGCCCCGCGGGATGTGCGCACATTGCTACGTTCCTTTACGGCGATCCCGTGCGACGCCGAAGCATCGCCGGGGCATTGCAGTTGGCCACGGCTCGGCACTCGCGCGCCGAGTCGCCGGACGCCCTGCTACATCCGCTCCGGTGCGGACACTCCGAGCAGTGACAGCCCGTTGGCGATCACCTGACGGGCGGCCTCACACAGGGCGAGCCGGGCGTACGTGAGTGGGGTCGGCTCCTCGTCCCCCTGCGGCAGGACCCGTGCGGCGTCGTAGAACTTGTGGTAGGCCGACGCCAGCGATTCGAGGTAGCGGGCGACGCGGTGCGGTTCCCGCAGTTCGGCCGCCTTCTTCAACACCGAGGGGAACTCCCCGATCGTCCTGATCAGGTCACCCTCCCTCGGGTGGGTCAACAGGCTGACGTCCGCGTCGGGACGCGGTTCGAGGTTCAGCTCGGCCGCGTTGCGTTGCAGGGAGGCCAGCCTGGCGTGTGCGTACTGCACGTAGAAGACCGGGTTGTCGTTGCTGCGCTTGCGCAGCAGGTCCAGGTCCACGTCCAGGGAGGAGTCGACGGAGTACCGCGACAGCTCATAGCGGGCGGCGTCCACGCCGACGGCCTCGACCAGGTCCTCCATCGTGACGACCGTGCCAGCACGCTTGCTCATGCGCACCGGCTTGCCACCACTGACGAGGTTGACGAGCTGCCCGATCAGCACTTCGACGGTGTCGGGGCTGTGCCCCATCGCCGCCGCGGCGGCCTTGAGCCGCGCGATGTAGCCGTGGTGGTCGGCACCCAGCATGTAGATGCACAGGTCGAAGCCACGGTTGATCTTGTCGCGCAGGTAGGCGAGGTCACCCGCGATGTAGGCGGGTGCTCCGTCGGACTTGATGACGACACGGTCCTTGTCGTCGCCGTGCTCGGTGGAGCGCAGCCACCAGGCGTTGTCGGCGAAGTAGAGGCTGTCGCCGGCCTTGAGCTCCTCCACCACCGAGTCGACCGCACCGGAGGCGTGCAGGGAGTCCTCGTGGAAGAACACGTCGAAGTCGGTGCCGAACTCGTGCAGGCTCTTCTTGATCTCCGAGAACATGAGCCCGACACCGATGCGGCGGAACGTCTCGTGACGCTCGTCCTCCGACAGTGCCAGCGCGTTCGGCTCCTCGCGCAGCACCTGCGCGGCGATGTCGTTCACGTACGTGCCCGCGTACCCGTCCTCGGGCACGGGCTCGCCCTTCGCTGCCGCGATCAGCGAGCGCACGAACCGGTCGATCTGGGCGCCCGCGTCGTTGAAGTAGTACTCGCGCGTCACCTCGGCGCCCTGCGCGGCGAGCAACCTGCCGAGCGCGTCGCCGACGGCGGCCCACCGGGTGCCACCGAGGTGGATGGGACCGGTCGGGTTCGCCGACACGAACTCCAGGTTGATCCTGCGACCTTCGTAGGTCGTGCCGCGGCCGTACGCCGTCCCCTCCCGCAGCACCTGCCACACGATCTGACCCTGGGCGTCGGCGGCGAGGCGGAGGTTGAGGAAGCCCGGACCCGCGACCTCGGCCGAGTCGATACCGGGTGAGGCAGAGATCACATCGGCGAGTTCCTGCGCGAACTCCCGGGGCTTCAACCCGGCCTTTTTCGCCACCTGGAGGGCGAGATTCGTGGCGTAGTCGCCGTGCTCGGGATTGCGAGGTCGCTCCACTGTCACCCGTTCGGGCAGGATGCCGTGATCGAGCCCACGATCGGAGAAGATCCGGGCGGCGGACGTGCGAACGAGATCAGCAAGAGCGGCGGGAGTCACGAGGCGAGTGTAAGTCCGGCGACGTCCACGGTTGACACCGGTCGTCGGTAGTATCACTACACTTCAGAGCGGGTAACCGTCGCCGGACGAAACGACAGGAGCCATGGCCAACGGAAAGCAGAAGAAGGGCGCCGCGAAGAAGAAGGGCAGCGTCGCCGCGGCCCGGGGTTCGGTGGTCGCCGGAAAGCAGACTCCGTGGGGCACCATCGCCGCGGTCGTGGGCATCGTTCTGCTTGCCGCCGGCGTGTTCGGTTACTACTACGTGGCCTCCAGCGACCAACGCGCTCAGCGCGACCGGGAGGAGGCCGCGGCCAGCTTCGCGCCGAGCGAGAACAACCCCGACCCCTCCGGCAAGATCGAGGGTGTGGTGAAGCAGGAGTACGTGGGCGGTGCTCACGTACTGCCAACCGAACGCGTCGCCTACGACAAGACCCCGCCGTTCGGCGGCCCGCACGACGGCTTCTGGGCCGCGTGCAACGGCGTCGTCTACCCGCAGGCCGTGCGGACCGAGAACATGGTCCACTCGCTCGAACACGGTGCGGTGTGGGTCGCCTACGACCCGGACCGGATCAAGGGCGAGGCCCTGGAGCAGCTCAAGCTCCGCGTCGAGGGCGAGCCGTTCATGATGATGTCGCCGTATCCCGGGCTCGACTCGCCCATCTCGCTGCAGTCGTGGGGCCACCAGCTCAAGCTCGACAGCGTCGAGGACGAGCGCATCGACCAGTTCATCGCCGCGCTGCGCCGCAACCCGAACACCTACCCGGAGATCGGCGCCTCCTGTGACGCGCTGGGGCCGGGCATGTTCGACCCGGACAACCCGCCCGCGTTCAACGCCGAGCCTCCCGGTCCGGACGCCAAGCCGATGGACTACCAGGGCAGCGAGGGCGCCGCTGACGAGAGCATGGGAACCCAGCTGCCGCAGCAGCAGTCGGAGTCGTCGACGCCGAGCGAGGGCTGAGTGATGGCGGCGCAGGAGCAGTCCGGCCCGGAGACGTCCGCCGAGACGGCGGGCCCTCCGCGCAGCGCGCCGCCCACGTGGTCCCGCGCGGTGATCTTCGGTGCCGCGGCCCTCGCGGCGCTGCTGATCGGAGCCACGATCGGGCTCGTCATCGGGCAGAGTCGCGCGGGTGACGAGCCCCCGGCGTCCCCGCAGGCAGGCTCGGTCGCGGTTGGATTCGCCCAGGACATGTCGCGGCATCACCTCCAGGCCGTCACGATGGCCAACTGGGCTCGTGACCACAGTGACGACCCGGCGATCAAGCAGCTCGCGTTCGACATCGCGAGTGTTCAGCTCGAACAGGTGGGGCGGATGAAGGGCTGGCTCATGTTGTGGAGCCAGCCCGAGGAGCCGCTGGGCGAACCGATGACGTGGATGTCGGGTCCGCAGGGACACGCCCACGGTTCGAGCGGCGGGGCCGTGTCCGATGCGTCCGATGCGCCCGATGCGTCCGACGACGGCCGGATGCCCGGCATGGCCAGTGAGGAGGAGTTGGCCAAGCTGCGCTCGCTGTCGGGCGAAGAGCTGGACGTCTACTTCCTCCAGCTCATGCTGCGCCACCACCAGGGTGGTGTCGAGATGGCCCAGTACGGCTACGACCACTCGTCTGTGCGGGCGGTGAAGACGCTCGCGAACAGCATGCTCGTCTCACAGGACGCCGAGATGGACACGATGCGCGGGATGCTGGCCGAACGCGGGGCGCAGCCACTGCCGTTCCCCTGACCGGTCACCAGCGCAGTTGCGCGCAGCGGCGGGCCGACTCCTTCGGCTCCACCTGGAGTGTGGCGTGCTCGATCGCGTAGCGCGAGGACAGCAGCTGTTGCGCTGACGTGAGCACCTCGGCCGGGTCGGTGCCCGCGTCGACAGTGAGGTGTGCCGAGGCGACCTCCATCCCGGAGGTCAGCGTCCAGACGTGCAGGTCGTGCACGTCCTCGACGCCCGGCAGCCCGTGCAGATCACTGTTGAGCGCCGCCACGTCGATGCCGTGGGGTGCGTGCTGGAAGAGGATGCGCAGCGCCCGGCGGGCGAGCACGAAGGTGCGGGGCAGCACGAACACGCCGATGGCCACACCGATGATCGGGTCGGCGTAACGCCAGCCGGTGGTGAGGGTCAGTGCGCCGCTGACGAGCACGCCGATCGAACCGACGAGGTCTGCGAGCACCTCCAGGTAGGCGCCGCGCACGTTGAGACTCTCCTCGGCACCCCGGCGCAGCAGGAGGAAGGCGATCACGTTCGCCACGAGGCCGAGTGCCGCCACCAGCAGGACGGGCAGTCCGGGAACCTCGGGCGGATCGGTGAGGCGGCCGACGGCCTCGTAGACGACGTATCCGGCGACCCCGAACAACAGCACGGCGTTGGCGAGGGCGGCCAGCACTTCGGCGCGGTACATGCCGAACGTCCGCGTGAAGGTCGGCCCGCTGCGGCGGGCGAGCTGGACGGCGACGAGCGCCATGCCGATCCCGAGCACGTCGGTGAGCATGTGAGCGGCGTCGGAGATGAGCGCCAGCGACGAGGTCGCGAACCCCACGCCGAACTCGACGACCATGACGACCGCGCCGAGCACGAGCGCGACGCCCAGGCTCACGACGTAGCGTCCGGATGCGCTCGCCCCCTGCGGAGGCAGGTGCCCGTGTCCGTGGCCGTGTCCCATCGCCTCGCCTTCCTCCGACCGTGTCGAGGGCGAACATATAAGCACATGCGCATGAATGCAAGGATGGCGCGACGCGTCCAAGCGACGCCTCCCGCCGCCGTCGGAGCTTCCCTGCGCCCAGCGCGACAAAACCCGGGATCGCGGAAAGCAACCCACCGGAACGGGCCCTACGGGGTATGCGCTAAGCTTCACTCGTCGCACACGCGATGGGCCCTCGTAGCTCAGTGGATAGAGCACTGCCCTCCGGAGGCAGGTGTCGCAGGTTCGAATCCTGCCGAGGGCGCCCCACGCGCAGCACAATAAACGGGCCTCGACCAGCGGAAACGCCAGTCGGGGCCCGATCTCGTCTTACCCGACCGAACCCGGTGACACCCGATCGAGTCCGGTCGTCCGTGGACAACGACGGCAACGTCAGCATCGCGCGAACCGTTGTTTCCACAGGTCGCCAGTTCGCACGAGCCCAACCGCTCCCAACCCCTACCGAAGCGGGTCTCGCGAGTTCGGATCCCGCCGACGGTGCCGCCGAGAGCGTTCCAACCCCAGTCGAGATCGTTCGCGGGGCACATTCGGGTCGCACACCGCCCGGTCCATGCGAACGGCGACCTCGCCCAGACGGTTCGGGAACAGGCGCCCGTGGAGATCGAGCGCCATCGTCGCGGTCTCCCTCCCCCGCGACATCGCCGCTGCCGTCTGCGGTGCCCGGATCACCCGACGGTAGCGGCGGAACCGGACGACAGGGCAGGCCACGGGTTGACGTTCTCGCAGGTCAGCCATACCGGCCGGTTTGGCCTCCGTATGGCCTTGGCCCACTGCGTCCCGGTTCCCACCATCCATCCCATGATCGCCTACCAGCAGCTCCAGGACGTGAATCCGGATGCGTTCGCAGCGGTGGCCGACGACTGGCTCACCGTGGCCAAGGAGGCCGGGCCCACTGCGGACGACATCTACGGGAGCGACACCGGTGACATCGAGGACAACCGGACGGAACTCGATCGACCGTGCCGGGAAGTTCCGACCGTCCCGAGTCCGTCGGCCAACATCCACAACACGCATTCCCTTGATCGGCATGCGGTGACCGACGATCGATGACGCCGGTTGTCACCCAATCCTGACCGCACAGAAACACACCGAACTCGTGACATGATCTCCGACCACCCGAACCGGCCTGACCGCCACCCCGAGACTGACGTCAGCGGTGTTCGTTTGTGCGTTCAGCGTTGTACAACGTCGTGAGCACGGTCGGCCACCGGTCAGCTTAGCAACGGGTGCTCTTGGCGCGATTCTCCATCGTTGTCCCCAGTACCACGGCGAAGACGTCCAAGTGCAGGAGAACCTGTGATCCGCCACCAACGACCATCGACCCGAAACGAATGGCGTCCGGTTTCCGGCCAGATAAACGACTTCCTCGTCTCGGTGGTCGCCGTGCTCCTCGCGCCGCGACTGGGCAACCGGTGCGACATCGAGGACCTCGCGGCGTTCAGCGACGAGGTCGCCGCCGGGCACCGGAGCGAGCGGCGACCGGTCAACGAGTTCGTCGTGGAGGAGATCCTCCGCCACATCTACGGATTTCCGCAGCTCTTCCAGACGGTTCCCGTACCTCCCACAGCCGTCACGTGGGCGGGCGCGGCGATCGTGCGGCACCTGAACAACACGGACACCAGCATCGCCGCCGACATCGATCGGGTCCTCGACACGGCCGTGGACCTCCACAAACGCCGCCCCCGGCATTGACGAGCGATTGTCGGGACTCGTGGGTGAGTCGAGGTTCGAACCGCTTCGCGCCGTTCGACGAAGTGGCCTTTCCCGAAGCGGACGCCGGAGCGGACGAAGACGACGAGAGGGATCCCGGAGCAGGCGCTGAAGACCAACTCCTGCGCTGGTCACAAGCACGGTCAGAGACCTTGGGACTACTTCGGGTCGTGCCCCTTGGTCGCCGCTCGGCTTGCGGGGGCACCGTGTCGTGTGGGTGCGGCGGTGACCTCCTCGACCAGTGTGGTGACCGTGTGCCGGATGCGTGCGTGCAGCTCGGCCTCGGGAGTGGCGGTGAGCACGAGGTGGTGCAGTACGCCGACAAGTGCGAGCGCCAGCACCGCCGGCTGTGCCGTACTGGCGACCCGCCCGAGCCGCTGCTCGTCGGCGAGGTAGCGCGCGGCGGCGGTCTCGATCGCGCCGAGGCCAGCCGTCCGGTCGCCGAGTACGGCCTGAACACGCCCTGTCAGTTCCGGTCGCGAGACGAGCAACCTGGCAAGGGTCAGAAGGGTCTGCGGCGGCGTCGCCAGCACGGCGTCGCACAGGTTCTCCGCCACGCTTCCGGTCCCGGCCCGTTCCGGCAGGTTCGCGGCCTCTGCGGAAACCAGGAAGGACCGATCGACGGCGTACGCCGTCAGGAAGTCGTCGAGGTCGGCGAAGTGCGCGTGGAGCAGTCCGGTCGCGACGCCGGCTTCCGCGGTGACAGCGCGTCCGCTGAGCCTGCCAGGGCCGTCCCGCGTGATCACGCGTTCCACGGCGGAGAACAGCTGTTGCCTGAGCTCGGGGATGGCGACGCCTCTGGGCACGTCCGGATTGTAGCTGACTTGCCATGCGTTTGAACATGTGTTCATACTGGTTT encodes:
- a CDS encoding DUF3105 domain-containing protein; the encoded protein is MANGKQKKGAAKKKGSVAAARGSVVAGKQTPWGTIAAVVGIVLLAAGVFGYYYVASSDQRAQRDREEAAASFAPSENNPDPSGKIEGVVKQEYVGGAHVLPTERVAYDKTPPFGGPHDGFWAACNGVVYPQAVRTENMVHSLEHGAVWVAYDPDRIKGEALEQLKLRVEGEPFMMMSPYPGLDSPISLQSWGHQLKLDSVEDERIDQFIAALRRNPNTYPEIGASCDALGPGMFDPDNPPAFNAEPPGPDAKPMDYQGSEGAADESMGTQLPQQQSESSTPSEG
- a CDS encoding DUF305 domain-containing protein; this translates as MAAQEQSGPETSAETAGPPRSAPPTWSRAVIFGAAALAALLIGATIGLVIGQSRAGDEPPASPQAGSVAVGFAQDMSRHHLQAVTMANWARDHSDDPAIKQLAFDIASVQLEQVGRMKGWLMLWSQPEEPLGEPMTWMSGPQGHAHGSSGGAVSDASDAPDASDDGRMPGMASEEELAKLRSLSGEELDVYFLQLMLRHHQGGVEMAQYGYDHSSVRAVKTLANSMLVSQDAEMDTMRGMLAERGAQPLPFP
- the lysA gene encoding diaminopimelate decarboxylase is translated as MCAHPAGPRHAEVYPHADQAGFPPSTSEEIDRLYPKVWPRNTYRAPDGVVRIAGVDVRELARTYGTPLFVIDEVDFKARCAEYAEAFEDPALVHYAAKAFLCTEVARWVAEKGLSLDVCSGGELAIALRAEFPPERIAFHGNNKSLAELEQAVEAGVGTVVLDSYHEIARLAEIAERHGVVQAVMVRVTVGVEAHTHEFIATAHEDQKFGFSLASGDAAEAVRRVLNSTSLKLVGLHSHIGSQIFDTDGFEVAARRVVGLLAELRKEHGPELLDQLSVVDLGGGFGISYTDRDNPPPPAQMITQIRDIVRKECEFADLPVPRIAGEPGRAIAGPGTVTLYEVGTIKDVTLGEDAARRYVSVDGGMSDNIRTALYDAAYDCRLVSRASDDGQPGEVRAVLSRVVGKHCESGDIVVRDCWLPDTLAPGDLLAVAATGAYCYSMASNYNKQPRPAVVAVRNGNHRLLLRRETNEDMFRLEVS
- a CDS encoding TetR family transcriptional regulator, which gives rise to MPRGVAIPELRQQLFSAVERVITRDGPGRLSGRAVTAEAGVATGLLHAHFADLDDFLTAYAVDRSFLVSAEAANLPERAGTGSVAENLCDAVLATPPQTLLTLARLLVSRPELTGRVQAVLGDRTAGLGAIETAAARYLADEQRLGRVASTAQPAVLALALVGVLHHLVLTATPEAELHARIRHTVTTLVEEVTAAPTRHGAPASRAATKGHDPK
- the argS gene encoding arginine--tRNA ligase encodes the protein MTPAALADLVRTSAARIFSDRGLDHGILPERVTVERPRNPEHGDYATNLALQVAKKAGLKPREFAQELADVISASPGIDSAEVAGPGFLNLRLAADAQGQIVWQVLREGTAYGRGTTYEGRRINLEFVSANPTGPIHLGGTRWAAVGDALGRLLAAQGAEVTREYYFNDAGAQIDRFVRSLIAAAKGEPVPEDGYAGTYVNDIAAQVLREEPNALALSEDERHETFRRIGVGLMFSEIKKSLHEFGTDFDVFFHEDSLHASGAVDSVVEELKAGDSLYFADNAWWLRSTEHGDDKDRVVIKSDGAPAYIAGDLAYLRDKINRGFDLCIYMLGADHHGYIARLKAAAAAMGHSPDTVEVLIGQLVNLVSGGKPVRMSKRAGTVVTMEDLVEAVGVDAARYELSRYSVDSSLDVDLDLLRKRSNDNPVFYVQYAHARLASLQRNAAELNLEPRPDADVSLLTHPREGDLIRTIGEFPSVLKKAAELREPHRVARYLESLASAYHKFYDAARVLPQGDEEPTPLTYARLALCEAARQVIANGLSLLGVSAPERM
- a CDS encoding cation diffusion facilitator family transporter, which encodes MGHGHGHGHLPPQGASASGRYVVSLGVALVLGAVVMVVEFGVGFATSSLALISDAAHMLTDVLGIGMALVAVQLARRSGPTFTRTFGMYRAEVLAALANAVLLFGVAGYVVYEAVGRLTDPPEVPGLPVLLVAALGLVANVIAFLLLRRGAEESLNVRGAYLEVLADLVGSIGVLVSGALTLTTGWRYADPIIGVAIGVFVLPRTFVLARRALRILFQHAPHGIDVAALNSDLHGLPGVEDVHDLHVWTLTSGMEVASAHLTVDAGTDPAEVLTSAQQLLSSRYAIEHATLQVEPKESARRCAQLRW